In Hippoglossus stenolepis isolate QCI-W04-F060 chromosome 13, HSTE1.2, whole genome shotgun sequence, a single genomic region encodes these proteins:
- the LOC118120531 gene encoding target of Nesh-SH3 isoform X6 — MMMMRMQQNSRGFLVLLLLVFIAGIALSGPSTPRRSRVRRQNMKVRINATGDTIVMKFLRPNADTKLEGYILGYGSSMFSKQFIPLPENGQPYETEFDAEPKYLIAVQPIPTNEVKKQCKGKVELQKPLHLVIGSVTPTSVLLSWGTLLKTPHEGNIMNDCVEDGHYTVRYRERSRKWNYQTCPTSDTVIDHLKPNTVYEFGVQPNSKDDTGMWSKPVIHNISSGGLEEKAIRKIFKQPLKPVKPITSGPRSFPFSPRHVLHNKTQGRLPISRSIASKTTLAPTTSTTTTTRQESLSTPGPTPPTVTKRPIVLQPPIPVNKRPNLVGKPTDHDKPMDLKQGDKESILKPFPLVTAKPKQERRQQTTTSAPAVNSSRFDIYENSSIFRPLPASDLDIMGKKRFVAPHVIYKTDKKPEEPCSITSSLSFFPEEEGSDQNVTTPPRTPPSNLTVVTVEGCPSFVILDWQKSDNETREYEVVSTSKGPNGQEISILTTNQTHTAVENLKPESNYEFKVTPKNELGSGPSTDPVTFSTESADPRVSEYVAGKDAIWTQFPFKSDGYSECNGKQYVKRTWYRKFVGIQLCNSLRYKIYLSDSLNGKFYNIGDQTGHGEDHCQFVDSFLDGRTGTQMFADQLPSRLGFYRALRQEPVHFGDIGGKSHVTYVGWYECGTPIPGMW, encoded by the exons TGCGACGTCAGAACATGAAAGTTCGCATCAACGCCACAGGAGACACCATTGTGATGAAGTTTCTGCGACCAAACGCTGACACCAAGCTCGAGGGCTACATCCTGGGCTATGGCAGCAGCATGTTCTCCAAACAGTTCATTCCGCTGCCAGAGAATGGACAGCCGTATGAGACTGAGTTTG ATGCTGAGCCCAAGTACCTTATAGCCGTCCAGCCCATCCCGACCAACGAGGTGAAAAAGCAGTGCAAAG GTAAAGTGGAACTGCAGAAGCCGCTTCACTTAGTGATTGGATCAGTAACGCCCACCTCAGTGCTGCTGTCCTGGGGGACACTGCTGAAAACACCTCATGAGGGCAATATCATGAATGACTGTGTAGAGGACGG ACACTACACGGTGCGCTATCgtgagaggagcaggaagtggaaCTACCAGACTTGCCCTACCAGCGACACGGTCATCGACCATCTAAAGCCCAACACAGTCTATGAGTTTGGTGTTCAGCCCAACTCCAAGGATGACACTGGAATGTGGAGCAAGCCGGTCATTCACAACATCAGCTCGGGGGGATTAGAGG AGAAGGCCATCAGGAAAATCTTTAAGCAGCCCCTAAAACCTGTG AAACCTATAACATCAGGTCCACGCTCCTTCCCCTTTTCTCCTCGCCATG TTCTCCATAACAAGACCCAGGGCAGACTGCCCATCTCCCGGAGCATAGCGTCAAAGACAACTCTTG CTCCAACCACAagtactactacaactactagACAGGAATCTCTGTCAACCCCTGGACCCACACCGCCTACCGTCACCAAACGGCCAATCG TTCTGCAACCCCCTATTCCCGTCAACAAGAGACCCAACCTGGTGGGGAAACCAACTGACCATG ATAAACCCATGGACCTAAAACAAGGAGACAAAGAGTCCATCTTGAAGCCATTCCCTCTGGTCACAGCCAAGCCCAAACAAGAGCGAAGACAGCAGACGACCACCTCTGCCCCGGCAGTAAACA GCAGTCGCTTTGACATATATGAAAACTCCTCCATATTCAGGCCCCTGCCTGCATCAGACCTAGACATCATGGGCAAGAAGCGTTTTGTAG CTCCCCACGTGATCTACAAGACGGATAAAAAGCCAGAAGAGCCGtgctccatcacctcctctctctcttttttccctgaAGAGGAGGGCAGCGATCAGAATGTGACGACCCCGCCCCGCACTCCTCCCTCCAACCTCACTGTGGTCACCGTGGAGGGCTGCCCGTCCTTTGTCATTCTTGACTGGCAGAAATCTGACAACGAGACCAGAG AATATGAAGTTGTGTCCACCTCTAAAGGACCGAATGGACAGGAAATTTCCATACTGACGACCAACCAGACACACACGGCCGTGGAGAATCTCAAACCGGAGAGCAA TTACGAATTCAAAGTAACACCAAAGAATGAGCTGGGAAGCGGACCCTCCACTGATCCCGTGACGTTTAGCACAGAATCAG CTGATCCTCGAGTGAGTGAATATGTGGCAG GCAAAGACGCCATCTGGACTCAGTTCCCATTTAAATCAGACGGCTACTCTGAATGCAACGGGAAGCAGTACGTGAAGAGAACCTGGTACCGGAAGTTTGTAGGGATCCAGCTCTGCAACTCGCTGAGATACAAAATCTACCTGAGTGACTCGCTCAATG GTAAGTTCTACAACATTGGAGATCAGACGGGGCATGGTGAGGACCATTGCCAGTTTGTCGACTCCTTCCTGGATGGACGGACCGGCACCCAGATGTTTGCTGACCAGCTACCAAGCAGGCTAG GGTTCTACAGAGCACTGAGACAGGAACCTGTCCACTTTGGAGATATCGGAGGAAAGTCACACGTTACCTATGTGGGCTGGTACGAGTGTGGCACACCTATTCCTGGGATGTGGTAA
- the LOC118120531 gene encoding target of Nesh-SH3 isoform X1 → MMMMRMQQNSRGFLVLLLLVFIAGIALSGPSTPRRSRVRRQNMKVRINATGDTIVMKFLRPNADTKLEGYILGYGSSMFSKQFIPLPENGQPYETEFDAEPKYLIAVQPIPTNEVKKQCKGKVELQKPLHLVIGSVTPTSVLLSWGTLLKTPHEGNIMNDCVEDGHYTVRYRERSRKWNYQTCPTSDTVIDHLKPNTVYEFGVQPNSKDDTGMWSKPVIHNISSGGLEEKAIRKIFKQPLKPVKPITSGPRSFPFSPRHVLHNKTQGRLPISRSIASKTTLAPTTSTTTTTRQESLSTPGPTPPTVTKRPIGTGIHRPSKAEVPRSPISPSIPAGARNKTLSRTRIPPHSTGVGVRTGSPSKTLTSSRSSSTPGAADGVHHKPIALPKPVVWSKENPVLQPPIPVNKRPNLVGKPTDHDKPMDLKQGDKESILKPFPLVTAKPKQERRQQTTTSAPAVNSSRFDIYENSSIFRPLPASDLDIMGKKRFVAPHVIYKTDKKPEEPCSITSSLSFFPEEEGSDQNVTTPPRTPPSNLTVVTVEGCPSFVILDWQKSDNETREYEVVSTSKGPNGQEISILTTNQTHTAVENLKPESNYEFKVTPKNELGSGPSTDPVTFSTESADPRVSEYVAGKDAIWTQFPFKSDGYSECNGKQYVKRTWYRKFVGIQLCNSLRYKIYLSDSLNGKFYNIGDQTGHGEDHCQFVDSFLDGRTGTQMFADQLPSRLGFYRALRQEPVHFGDIGGKSHVTYVGWYECGTPIPGMW, encoded by the exons TGCGACGTCAGAACATGAAAGTTCGCATCAACGCCACAGGAGACACCATTGTGATGAAGTTTCTGCGACCAAACGCTGACACCAAGCTCGAGGGCTACATCCTGGGCTATGGCAGCAGCATGTTCTCCAAACAGTTCATTCCGCTGCCAGAGAATGGACAGCCGTATGAGACTGAGTTTG ATGCTGAGCCCAAGTACCTTATAGCCGTCCAGCCCATCCCGACCAACGAGGTGAAAAAGCAGTGCAAAG GTAAAGTGGAACTGCAGAAGCCGCTTCACTTAGTGATTGGATCAGTAACGCCCACCTCAGTGCTGCTGTCCTGGGGGACACTGCTGAAAACACCTCATGAGGGCAATATCATGAATGACTGTGTAGAGGACGG ACACTACACGGTGCGCTATCgtgagaggagcaggaagtggaaCTACCAGACTTGCCCTACCAGCGACACGGTCATCGACCATCTAAAGCCCAACACAGTCTATGAGTTTGGTGTTCAGCCCAACTCCAAGGATGACACTGGAATGTGGAGCAAGCCGGTCATTCACAACATCAGCTCGGGGGGATTAGAGG AGAAGGCCATCAGGAAAATCTTTAAGCAGCCCCTAAAACCTGTG AAACCTATAACATCAGGTCCACGCTCCTTCCCCTTTTCTCCTCGCCATG TTCTCCATAACAAGACCCAGGGCAGACTGCCCATCTCCCGGAGCATAGCGTCAAAGACAACTCTTG CTCCAACCACAagtactactacaactactagACAGGAATCTCTGTCAACCCCTGGACCCACACCGCCTACCGTCACCAAACGGCCAATCG GTACTGGCATCCACAGACCATCCAAAGCTGAAGTCCCTCGTTCTCCCATTAGCCCATCAATTCCTGCAGGAGCAAGAAACAAAACCCTCTCTCGCACCCGGATTCCTCCTCATTCCACTGGTGTTGGTGTCAGAACAGGTTCTCCATCCAAGACATTGACTTCTTCTCGCAGCTCCAGCACACCTGGGG CAGCCGATGGGGTTCATCATAAGCCCATTGCTCTTCCTAAGCCTGTGGTGTGGTCCAAAGAAAACCCTG TTCTGCAACCCCCTATTCCCGTCAACAAGAGACCCAACCTGGTGGGGAAACCAACTGACCATG ATAAACCCATGGACCTAAAACAAGGAGACAAAGAGTCCATCTTGAAGCCATTCCCTCTGGTCACAGCCAAGCCCAAACAAGAGCGAAGACAGCAGACGACCACCTCTGCCCCGGCAGTAAACA GCAGTCGCTTTGACATATATGAAAACTCCTCCATATTCAGGCCCCTGCCTGCATCAGACCTAGACATCATGGGCAAGAAGCGTTTTGTAG CTCCCCACGTGATCTACAAGACGGATAAAAAGCCAGAAGAGCCGtgctccatcacctcctctctctcttttttccctgaAGAGGAGGGCAGCGATCAGAATGTGACGACCCCGCCCCGCACTCCTCCCTCCAACCTCACTGTGGTCACCGTGGAGGGCTGCCCGTCCTTTGTCATTCTTGACTGGCAGAAATCTGACAACGAGACCAGAG AATATGAAGTTGTGTCCACCTCTAAAGGACCGAATGGACAGGAAATTTCCATACTGACGACCAACCAGACACACACGGCCGTGGAGAATCTCAAACCGGAGAGCAA TTACGAATTCAAAGTAACACCAAAGAATGAGCTGGGAAGCGGACCCTCCACTGATCCCGTGACGTTTAGCACAGAATCAG CTGATCCTCGAGTGAGTGAATATGTGGCAG GCAAAGACGCCATCTGGACTCAGTTCCCATTTAAATCAGACGGCTACTCTGAATGCAACGGGAAGCAGTACGTGAAGAGAACCTGGTACCGGAAGTTTGTAGGGATCCAGCTCTGCAACTCGCTGAGATACAAAATCTACCTGAGTGACTCGCTCAATG GTAAGTTCTACAACATTGGAGATCAGACGGGGCATGGTGAGGACCATTGCCAGTTTGTCGACTCCTTCCTGGATGGACGGACCGGCACCCAGATGTTTGCTGACCAGCTACCAAGCAGGCTAG GGTTCTACAGAGCACTGAGACAGGAACCTGTCCACTTTGGAGATATCGGAGGAAAGTCACACGTTACCTATGTGGGCTGGTACGAGTGTGGCACACCTATTCCTGGGATGTGGTAA
- the LOC118120531 gene encoding target of Nesh-SH3 isoform X10 — protein sequence MMMMRMQQNSRGFLVLLLLVFIAGIALSGPSTPRRSRVRRQNMKVRINATGDTIVMKFLRPNADTKLEGYILGYGSSMFSKQFIPLPENGQPYETEFDAEPKYLIAVQPIPTNEVKKQCKGKVELQKPLHLVIGSVTPTSVLLSWGTLLKTPHEGNIMNDCVEDGHYTVRYRERSRKWNYQTCPTSDTVIDHLKPNTVYEFGVQPNSKDDTGMWSKPVIHNISSGGLEEKAIRKIFKQPLKPVKPITSGPRSFPFSPRHDKPMDLKQGDKESILKPFPLVTAKPKQERRQQTTTSAPAVNSSRFDIYENSSIFRPLPASDLDIMGKKRFVAPHVIYKTDKKPEEPCSITSSLSFFPEEEGSDQNVTTPPRTPPSNLTVVTVEGCPSFVILDWQKSDNETREYEVVSTSKGPNGQEISILTTNQTHTAVENLKPESNYEFKVTPKNELGSGPSTDPVTFSTESADPRVSEYVAGKDAIWTQFPFKSDGYSECNGKQYVKRTWYRKFVGIQLCNSLRYKIYLSDSLNGKFYNIGDQTGHGEDHCQFVDSFLDGRTGTQMFADQLPSRLGFYRALRQEPVHFGDIGGKSHVTYVGWYECGTPIPGMW from the exons TGCGACGTCAGAACATGAAAGTTCGCATCAACGCCACAGGAGACACCATTGTGATGAAGTTTCTGCGACCAAACGCTGACACCAAGCTCGAGGGCTACATCCTGGGCTATGGCAGCAGCATGTTCTCCAAACAGTTCATTCCGCTGCCAGAGAATGGACAGCCGTATGAGACTGAGTTTG ATGCTGAGCCCAAGTACCTTATAGCCGTCCAGCCCATCCCGACCAACGAGGTGAAAAAGCAGTGCAAAG GTAAAGTGGAACTGCAGAAGCCGCTTCACTTAGTGATTGGATCAGTAACGCCCACCTCAGTGCTGCTGTCCTGGGGGACACTGCTGAAAACACCTCATGAGGGCAATATCATGAATGACTGTGTAGAGGACGG ACACTACACGGTGCGCTATCgtgagaggagcaggaagtggaaCTACCAGACTTGCCCTACCAGCGACACGGTCATCGACCATCTAAAGCCCAACACAGTCTATGAGTTTGGTGTTCAGCCCAACTCCAAGGATGACACTGGAATGTGGAGCAAGCCGGTCATTCACAACATCAGCTCGGGGGGATTAGAGG AGAAGGCCATCAGGAAAATCTTTAAGCAGCCCCTAAAACCTGTG AAACCTATAACATCAGGTCCACGCTCCTTCCCCTTTTCTCCTCGCCATG ATAAACCCATGGACCTAAAACAAGGAGACAAAGAGTCCATCTTGAAGCCATTCCCTCTGGTCACAGCCAAGCCCAAACAAGAGCGAAGACAGCAGACGACCACCTCTGCCCCGGCAGTAAACA GCAGTCGCTTTGACATATATGAAAACTCCTCCATATTCAGGCCCCTGCCTGCATCAGACCTAGACATCATGGGCAAGAAGCGTTTTGTAG CTCCCCACGTGATCTACAAGACGGATAAAAAGCCAGAAGAGCCGtgctccatcacctcctctctctcttttttccctgaAGAGGAGGGCAGCGATCAGAATGTGACGACCCCGCCCCGCACTCCTCCCTCCAACCTCACTGTGGTCACCGTGGAGGGCTGCCCGTCCTTTGTCATTCTTGACTGGCAGAAATCTGACAACGAGACCAGAG AATATGAAGTTGTGTCCACCTCTAAAGGACCGAATGGACAGGAAATTTCCATACTGACGACCAACCAGACACACACGGCCGTGGAGAATCTCAAACCGGAGAGCAA TTACGAATTCAAAGTAACACCAAAGAATGAGCTGGGAAGCGGACCCTCCACTGATCCCGTGACGTTTAGCACAGAATCAG CTGATCCTCGAGTGAGTGAATATGTGGCAG GCAAAGACGCCATCTGGACTCAGTTCCCATTTAAATCAGACGGCTACTCTGAATGCAACGGGAAGCAGTACGTGAAGAGAACCTGGTACCGGAAGTTTGTAGGGATCCAGCTCTGCAACTCGCTGAGATACAAAATCTACCTGAGTGACTCGCTCAATG GTAAGTTCTACAACATTGGAGATCAGACGGGGCATGGTGAGGACCATTGCCAGTTTGTCGACTCCTTCCTGGATGGACGGACCGGCACCCAGATGTTTGCTGACCAGCTACCAAGCAGGCTAG GGTTCTACAGAGCACTGAGACAGGAACCTGTCCACTTTGGAGATATCGGAGGAAAGTCACACGTTACCTATGTGGGCTGGTACGAGTGTGGCACACCTATTCCTGGGATGTGGTAA
- the LOC118120531 gene encoding target of Nesh-SH3 isoform X3 codes for MMMMRMQQNSRGFLVLLLLVFIAGIALSGPSTPRRSRVRRQNMKVRINATGDTIVMKFLRPNADTKLEGYILGYGSSMFSKQFIPLPENGQPYETEFDAEPKYLIAVQPIPTNEVKKQCKGKVELQKPLHLVIGSVTPTSVLLSWGTLLKTPHEGNIMNDCVEDGHYTVRYRERSRKWNYQTCPTSDTVIDHLKPNTVYEFGVQPNSKDDTGMWSKPVIHNISSGGLEEKAIRKIFKQPLKPVKPITSGPRSFPFSPRHVLHNKTQGRLPISRSIASKTTLGTGIHRPSKAEVPRSPISPSIPAGARNKTLSRTRIPPHSTGVGVRTGSPSKTLTSSRSSSTPGAADGVHHKPIALPKPVVWSKENPVLQPPIPVNKRPNLVGKPTDHDKPMDLKQGDKESILKPFPLVTAKPKQERRQQTTTSAPAVNSSRFDIYENSSIFRPLPASDLDIMGKKRFVAPHVIYKTDKKPEEPCSITSSLSFFPEEEGSDQNVTTPPRTPPSNLTVVTVEGCPSFVILDWQKSDNETREYEVVSTSKGPNGQEISILTTNQTHTAVENLKPESNYEFKVTPKNELGSGPSTDPVTFSTESADPRVSEYVAGKDAIWTQFPFKSDGYSECNGKQYVKRTWYRKFVGIQLCNSLRYKIYLSDSLNGKFYNIGDQTGHGEDHCQFVDSFLDGRTGTQMFADQLPSRLGFYRALRQEPVHFGDIGGKSHVTYVGWYECGTPIPGMW; via the exons TGCGACGTCAGAACATGAAAGTTCGCATCAACGCCACAGGAGACACCATTGTGATGAAGTTTCTGCGACCAAACGCTGACACCAAGCTCGAGGGCTACATCCTGGGCTATGGCAGCAGCATGTTCTCCAAACAGTTCATTCCGCTGCCAGAGAATGGACAGCCGTATGAGACTGAGTTTG ATGCTGAGCCCAAGTACCTTATAGCCGTCCAGCCCATCCCGACCAACGAGGTGAAAAAGCAGTGCAAAG GTAAAGTGGAACTGCAGAAGCCGCTTCACTTAGTGATTGGATCAGTAACGCCCACCTCAGTGCTGCTGTCCTGGGGGACACTGCTGAAAACACCTCATGAGGGCAATATCATGAATGACTGTGTAGAGGACGG ACACTACACGGTGCGCTATCgtgagaggagcaggaagtggaaCTACCAGACTTGCCCTACCAGCGACACGGTCATCGACCATCTAAAGCCCAACACAGTCTATGAGTTTGGTGTTCAGCCCAACTCCAAGGATGACACTGGAATGTGGAGCAAGCCGGTCATTCACAACATCAGCTCGGGGGGATTAGAGG AGAAGGCCATCAGGAAAATCTTTAAGCAGCCCCTAAAACCTGTG AAACCTATAACATCAGGTCCACGCTCCTTCCCCTTTTCTCCTCGCCATG TTCTCCATAACAAGACCCAGGGCAGACTGCCCATCTCCCGGAGCATAGCGTCAAAGACAACTCTTG GTACTGGCATCCACAGACCATCCAAAGCTGAAGTCCCTCGTTCTCCCATTAGCCCATCAATTCCTGCAGGAGCAAGAAACAAAACCCTCTCTCGCACCCGGATTCCTCCTCATTCCACTGGTGTTGGTGTCAGAACAGGTTCTCCATCCAAGACATTGACTTCTTCTCGCAGCTCCAGCACACCTGGGG CAGCCGATGGGGTTCATCATAAGCCCATTGCTCTTCCTAAGCCTGTGGTGTGGTCCAAAGAAAACCCTG TTCTGCAACCCCCTATTCCCGTCAACAAGAGACCCAACCTGGTGGGGAAACCAACTGACCATG ATAAACCCATGGACCTAAAACAAGGAGACAAAGAGTCCATCTTGAAGCCATTCCCTCTGGTCACAGCCAAGCCCAAACAAGAGCGAAGACAGCAGACGACCACCTCTGCCCCGGCAGTAAACA GCAGTCGCTTTGACATATATGAAAACTCCTCCATATTCAGGCCCCTGCCTGCATCAGACCTAGACATCATGGGCAAGAAGCGTTTTGTAG CTCCCCACGTGATCTACAAGACGGATAAAAAGCCAGAAGAGCCGtgctccatcacctcctctctctcttttttccctgaAGAGGAGGGCAGCGATCAGAATGTGACGACCCCGCCCCGCACTCCTCCCTCCAACCTCACTGTGGTCACCGTGGAGGGCTGCCCGTCCTTTGTCATTCTTGACTGGCAGAAATCTGACAACGAGACCAGAG AATATGAAGTTGTGTCCACCTCTAAAGGACCGAATGGACAGGAAATTTCCATACTGACGACCAACCAGACACACACGGCCGTGGAGAATCTCAAACCGGAGAGCAA TTACGAATTCAAAGTAACACCAAAGAATGAGCTGGGAAGCGGACCCTCCACTGATCCCGTGACGTTTAGCACAGAATCAG CTGATCCTCGAGTGAGTGAATATGTGGCAG GCAAAGACGCCATCTGGACTCAGTTCCCATTTAAATCAGACGGCTACTCTGAATGCAACGGGAAGCAGTACGTGAAGAGAACCTGGTACCGGAAGTTTGTAGGGATCCAGCTCTGCAACTCGCTGAGATACAAAATCTACCTGAGTGACTCGCTCAATG GTAAGTTCTACAACATTGGAGATCAGACGGGGCATGGTGAGGACCATTGCCAGTTTGTCGACTCCTTCCTGGATGGACGGACCGGCACCCAGATGTTTGCTGACCAGCTACCAAGCAGGCTAG GGTTCTACAGAGCACTGAGACAGGAACCTGTCCACTTTGGAGATATCGGAGGAAAGTCACACGTTACCTATGTGGGCTGGTACGAGTGTGGCACACCTATTCCTGGGATGTGGTAA
- the LOC118120531 gene encoding target of Nesh-SH3 isoform X7 — MMMMRMQQNSRGFLVLLLLVFIAGIALSGPSTPRRSRVRRQNMKVRINATGDTIVMKFLRPNADTKLEGYILGYGSSMFSKQFIPLPENGQPYETEFDAEPKYLIAVQPIPTNEVKKQCKGKVELQKPLHLVIGSVTPTSVLLSWGTLLKTPHEGNIMNDCVEDGHYTVRYRERSRKWNYQTCPTSDTVIDHLKPNTVYEFGVQPNSKDDTGMWSKPVIHNISSGGLEEKAIRKIFKQPLKPVKPITSGPRSFPFSPRHAADGVHHKPIALPKPVVWSKENPVLQPPIPVNKRPNLVGKPTDHDKPMDLKQGDKESILKPFPLVTAKPKQERRQQTTTSAPAVNSSRFDIYENSSIFRPLPASDLDIMGKKRFVAPHVIYKTDKKPEEPCSITSSLSFFPEEEGSDQNVTTPPRTPPSNLTVVTVEGCPSFVILDWQKSDNETREYEVVSTSKGPNGQEISILTTNQTHTAVENLKPESNYEFKVTPKNELGSGPSTDPVTFSTESADPRVSEYVAGKDAIWTQFPFKSDGYSECNGKQYVKRTWYRKFVGIQLCNSLRYKIYLSDSLNGKFYNIGDQTGHGEDHCQFVDSFLDGRTGTQMFADQLPSRLGFYRALRQEPVHFGDIGGKSHVTYVGWYECGTPIPGMW, encoded by the exons TGCGACGTCAGAACATGAAAGTTCGCATCAACGCCACAGGAGACACCATTGTGATGAAGTTTCTGCGACCAAACGCTGACACCAAGCTCGAGGGCTACATCCTGGGCTATGGCAGCAGCATGTTCTCCAAACAGTTCATTCCGCTGCCAGAGAATGGACAGCCGTATGAGACTGAGTTTG ATGCTGAGCCCAAGTACCTTATAGCCGTCCAGCCCATCCCGACCAACGAGGTGAAAAAGCAGTGCAAAG GTAAAGTGGAACTGCAGAAGCCGCTTCACTTAGTGATTGGATCAGTAACGCCCACCTCAGTGCTGCTGTCCTGGGGGACACTGCTGAAAACACCTCATGAGGGCAATATCATGAATGACTGTGTAGAGGACGG ACACTACACGGTGCGCTATCgtgagaggagcaggaagtggaaCTACCAGACTTGCCCTACCAGCGACACGGTCATCGACCATCTAAAGCCCAACACAGTCTATGAGTTTGGTGTTCAGCCCAACTCCAAGGATGACACTGGAATGTGGAGCAAGCCGGTCATTCACAACATCAGCTCGGGGGGATTAGAGG AGAAGGCCATCAGGAAAATCTTTAAGCAGCCCCTAAAACCTGTG AAACCTATAACATCAGGTCCACGCTCCTTCCCCTTTTCTCCTCGCCATG CAGCCGATGGGGTTCATCATAAGCCCATTGCTCTTCCTAAGCCTGTGGTGTGGTCCAAAGAAAACCCTG TTCTGCAACCCCCTATTCCCGTCAACAAGAGACCCAACCTGGTGGGGAAACCAACTGACCATG ATAAACCCATGGACCTAAAACAAGGAGACAAAGAGTCCATCTTGAAGCCATTCCCTCTGGTCACAGCCAAGCCCAAACAAGAGCGAAGACAGCAGACGACCACCTCTGCCCCGGCAGTAAACA GCAGTCGCTTTGACATATATGAAAACTCCTCCATATTCAGGCCCCTGCCTGCATCAGACCTAGACATCATGGGCAAGAAGCGTTTTGTAG CTCCCCACGTGATCTACAAGACGGATAAAAAGCCAGAAGAGCCGtgctccatcacctcctctctctcttttttccctgaAGAGGAGGGCAGCGATCAGAATGTGACGACCCCGCCCCGCACTCCTCCCTCCAACCTCACTGTGGTCACCGTGGAGGGCTGCCCGTCCTTTGTCATTCTTGACTGGCAGAAATCTGACAACGAGACCAGAG AATATGAAGTTGTGTCCACCTCTAAAGGACCGAATGGACAGGAAATTTCCATACTGACGACCAACCAGACACACACGGCCGTGGAGAATCTCAAACCGGAGAGCAA TTACGAATTCAAAGTAACACCAAAGAATGAGCTGGGAAGCGGACCCTCCACTGATCCCGTGACGTTTAGCACAGAATCAG CTGATCCTCGAGTGAGTGAATATGTGGCAG GCAAAGACGCCATCTGGACTCAGTTCCCATTTAAATCAGACGGCTACTCTGAATGCAACGGGAAGCAGTACGTGAAGAGAACCTGGTACCGGAAGTTTGTAGGGATCCAGCTCTGCAACTCGCTGAGATACAAAATCTACCTGAGTGACTCGCTCAATG GTAAGTTCTACAACATTGGAGATCAGACGGGGCATGGTGAGGACCATTGCCAGTTTGTCGACTCCTTCCTGGATGGACGGACCGGCACCCAGATGTTTGCTGACCAGCTACCAAGCAGGCTAG GGTTCTACAGAGCACTGAGACAGGAACCTGTCCACTTTGGAGATATCGGAGGAAAGTCACACGTTACCTATGTGGGCTGGTACGAGTGTGGCACACCTATTCCTGGGATGTGGTAA